The Rhizobium sp. WSM4643 genome window below encodes:
- a CDS encoding asparagine synthase-related protein gives MFKGTIDRGHLECVAEPPMDSLPYPNISIKILDHPLLESFRWDTTDQIVLICRERSAEANGQVVALRDWPIERAHDFCAFGRWPLDYQTISINRHSGTVTFSAGHGGVAPLYMKVSGERIDLSWSIADFYSGMTLADVDTDRAGLRLVGTLPYATTTMFRGVFMLTERASLCIDRMGAVETKYPPPAPYFIPTPLVDGADVAAAACHLIDTLLRRWPLTPALTASEFSGGLDSAVVAAILAGQHPDALQTYALEVEGPARSQQTSRREIAIEHFGFRDQTLRVDTIPMVPCGFEVSSDYVPAPYNADLQRPLHQLLKSLATASAPRAVATGTGGDELLTAHAFEQNHEQFARNVSDAFLPAIFPSAMTLVLKNQLPDYAASCDRAPFPILPISVLEAHAARAPLFASHGIWPISPFAQPEAVRFYRSLPLAWRHEKALHRRMLERLGYPKRFFGVSTRENFEHYLTGSLTIGASEITSQLSRRCLLHELGLIDADRLIATIDDIRYDSPLGELGFIFHAINVEHMLRRIDGT, from the coding sequence ATGTTCAAGGGAACGATTGACCGAGGTCATCTCGAGTGCGTGGCTGAGCCCCCGATGGACTCGCTGCCCTACCCCAACATCTCTATCAAGATCCTAGACCATCCTTTGCTCGAGAGCTTCCGGTGGGACACCACTGATCAAATCGTCCTGATCTGTCGCGAGCGTTCCGCCGAAGCGAATGGGCAGGTTGTGGCACTCAGGGATTGGCCGATAGAACGAGCGCATGATTTCTGTGCTTTTGGGCGATGGCCATTGGACTATCAGACAATTTCGATCAATCGCCATTCCGGCACGGTGACCTTCAGCGCCGGACATGGGGGTGTTGCGCCACTTTATATGAAGGTCAGCGGCGAGCGCATTGATCTCTCCTGGTCGATAGCGGACTTTTATTCGGGCATGACTCTCGCCGACGTCGACACGGACCGAGCTGGCCTGCGTCTTGTGGGGACGCTCCCCTATGCAACAACCACGATGTTTCGCGGTGTTTTCATGCTGACGGAGCGCGCGTCACTTTGCATCGACAGGATGGGAGCCGTGGAGACGAAATATCCCCCTCCGGCACCGTATTTCATTCCGACCCCACTTGTGGATGGGGCCGATGTTGCCGCCGCAGCATGCCATTTGATCGACACCCTGCTGCGTCGCTGGCCGCTCACGCCCGCTCTCACGGCTAGCGAATTCAGCGGAGGATTGGATTCGGCGGTCGTTGCCGCCATTTTGGCGGGGCAGCATCCTGACGCCCTGCAAACCTATGCCTTGGAGGTCGAGGGACCAGCTCGTAGTCAACAGACTTCGCGGCGCGAAATAGCAATCGAGCACTTCGGCTTTCGCGACCAAACGCTGCGTGTTGACACGATACCAATGGTTCCGTGTGGGTTCGAAGTGAGTAGCGACTACGTCCCCGCTCCCTACAATGCCGATCTGCAGCGGCCTCTCCATCAACTATTGAAGTCGCTCGCAACTGCCTCAGCCCCGCGGGCGGTCGCAACCGGTACAGGCGGTGATGAGTTGCTAACGGCCCATGCTTTCGAGCAAAATCACGAGCAGTTCGCTCGTAATGTTAGCGATGCATTCCTTCCTGCGATCTTTCCCTCCGCCATGACGCTGGTGCTCAAAAACCAATTGCCCGACTATGCAGCAAGCTGCGATCGGGCACCCTTTCCTATTCTGCCGATCTCGGTACTGGAGGCACACGCCGCGCGGGCTCCTTTGTTTGCGAGCCATGGCATATGGCCAATTAGCCCATTCGCCCAGCCAGAAGCCGTACGATTTTATCGGAGTTTGCCTTTGGCCTGGAGGCACGAAAAGGCGCTGCATCGCCGGATGTTGGAACGGCTTGGATATCCAAAACGGTTCTTCGGAGTTTCTACAAGAGAAAATTTCGAACACTATCTGACCGGCTCGCTGACTATCGGTGCTAGCGAGATCACTAGTCAATTATCCCGCCGTTGCCTGCTGCATGAACTGGGACTGATCGATGCTGACCGCCTGATCGCCACAATAGACGACATCCGATACGATTCTCCGCTTGGCGAGCTCGGCTTTATCTTCCACGCAATTAACGTTGAACACATGCTTCGGCGAATTGACGGAACTTGA
- a CDS encoding acyl-homoserine-lactone synthase translates to MIKICIGHSRANAVIMEKIWRFRHQQFVERRGWEALRKSDRREIDQFDHDCAIHFSVLKNDAVIGYSRLLPTVQPHLLSTVYPQIMRGQKWPRSHDVFEWTRWAIASGDEKIDGIPISRVLMIGLMEFCRAAGITSLIGETHPKLINSLRTNGWRTHILSEPSIFEKELVVPLEVIPSSSPQTFYAIS, encoded by the coding sequence ATGATCAAGATTTGCATTGGGCACTCTCGGGCTAACGCCGTAATCATGGAGAAAATCTGGCGATTTCGACACCAGCAATTTGTGGAACGACGTGGGTGGGAGGCGTTACGCAAGAGTGACAGACGGGAAATAGATCAGTTTGATCACGATTGCGCTATTCATTTTAGCGTTCTCAAGAACGATGCGGTGATCGGGTATTCTCGGCTCCTTCCTACTGTGCAGCCACATCTTCTATCAACCGTCTACCCGCAAATCATGCGAGGTCAAAAGTGGCCAAGGTCGCACGACGTTTTCGAATGGACGCGGTGGGCGATTGCAAGCGGTGACGAAAAGATTGACGGGATTCCAATATCGCGTGTTCTGATGATCGGGTTGATGGAGTTTTGCCGTGCTGCCGGAATCACCTCGCTCATCGGCGAAACGCACCCAAAGCTGATAAACTCGTTGCGCACCAATGGGTGGCGAACACACATCCTCTCAGAGCCTAGCATTTTCGAAAAAGAATTAGTCGTGCCGCTCGAAGTCATCCCATCGTCCTCTCCGCAGACGTTTTATGCAATTAGCTAG
- a CDS encoding efflux transporter outer membrane subunit: MHSFRLAAAVLPLLLSSCMLGPDHAPPETPLPEKFSEGAKQSAGDVAVSAWWDSFSDRTLDQYVASGLDENLSVQQALERVNAAAADVTIAGAGGLPKASHTTSGEIGKGGDVTSTQNVSSVQLSLTWLLDVFGQYRRSTESALASLDSAHAAVDAAKLALIKDLVSSYIDARYYQRRISISRANLKSRQETYDFTNFQVEAGAASRLDVLQAEGLVRSTIAEIPRLELNFRVSAHHIAALLALPSETVIKQLQKSEGQPVYRGKINAGIPADLIRNRFDIRQAERDLAAATAQIGVAEAQLYPAITLSGSITPSYTKQRGRHGGILKWSFGPSLDLPILDGGRLRANVETSKSDAAAAYISWKLTVLTAVQEVEDALTAVRRDVHTENSRRRQVETIEEALKLSTASYMDGASSLLDVLEAQRQVSSAQASLAAAIQQLAKDHVRLNVAIRGGFAAPKVASPREASTVAAANANIQSAHSQ, translated from the coding sequence TTGCATTCGTTCCGTCTGGCCGCTGCGGTGTTGCCGCTACTTTTGTCATCTTGCATGCTCGGGCCCGACCATGCACCGCCGGAAACGCCTTTACCGGAGAAGTTTTCCGAGGGTGCAAAACAGAGCGCCGGCGATGTTGCGGTGTCGGCGTGGTGGGATTCGTTTTCAGATCGTACGCTCGACCAGTACGTTGCCTCCGGCCTGGATGAGAACCTCAGTGTTCAGCAGGCGCTCGAAAGGGTTAATGCCGCCGCCGCGGACGTCACCATCGCTGGCGCCGGGGGCCTTCCCAAGGCATCACACACGACAAGCGGCGAGATCGGCAAAGGGGGAGATGTCACGAGCACACAGAATGTCTCGAGCGTGCAACTATCGTTGACCTGGCTGCTGGACGTATTCGGTCAGTACCGGCGCAGCACTGAAAGCGCACTGGCTTCTCTTGATTCTGCGCATGCGGCTGTCGACGCCGCAAAGCTAGCTCTAATCAAAGATCTTGTTTCCTCCTACATCGACGCCCGGTACTACCAGCGGCGCATCTCGATTTCCCGAGCGAACCTGAAGTCGCGCCAGGAGACCTACGATTTCACGAATTTTCAAGTCGAAGCGGGAGCGGCTTCCCGGCTGGATGTCTTGCAAGCCGAAGGACTTGTCCGATCGACGATTGCCGAAATACCAAGGCTAGAACTGAATTTTCGCGTGTCGGCGCATCACATTGCGGCCCTCCTCGCTTTGCCGTCGGAAACAGTGATCAAGCAACTGCAGAAAAGTGAAGGGCAGCCGGTCTATCGCGGAAAGATCAATGCCGGCATTCCCGCCGATCTTATTCGCAATCGATTCGATATTCGCCAGGCTGAACGGGATCTCGCCGCCGCGACTGCACAGATCGGCGTGGCGGAAGCACAGCTTTACCCCGCGATAACGCTCTCCGGCTCGATCACCCCTTCCTATACCAAGCAGCGCGGCCGTCACGGGGGTATCTTGAAATGGTCCTTCGGGCCGAGCCTCGACCTACCAATTCTGGACGGCGGCCGTTTGCGGGCAAACGTGGAGACTTCTAAATCGGACGCCGCAGCAGCCTACATAAGCTGGAAATTAACCGTCCTGACAGCTGTGCAGGAAGTCGAGGACGCTTTGACAGCCGTCCGACGCGACGTTCACACAGAGAACTCACGTCGCAGGCAAGTAGAAACGATCGAAGAAGCACTGAAGCTATCGACGGCCTCGTACATGGATGGCGCCTCTTCTCTCCTCGATGTTCTCGAAGCGCAAAGGCAGGTGTCCAGCGCTCAGGCGAGCCTCGCTGCGGCGATCCAACAACTGGCCAAGGATCACGTGCGGTTGAATGTAGCAATCCGCGGTGGTTTTGCGGCTCCCAAAGTCGCGTCACCCAGGGAGGCCTCGACGGTTGCAGCCGCAAATGCAAACATCCAATCCGCACATTCGCAATAG
- a CDS encoding phage tail protein encodes MFAGPPIGAICPFAGQVAPISSSVNTIWSNTPCASSGVAAGTNAEAPISYVEAQGWILCDGRYLKAAAYPELYAVLGGLYGERNSTADLEFRIPDYRGLFLRGFDAGAGMDPDAKRRLDPTGNNVANVVGSLQCDALQIHLHPYEITTPSGISQQGSAAGTSISSKSTGAPESPARTALETRPKNVAVNYLIKFR; translated from the coding sequence ATGTTTGCAGGGCCTCCAATCGGTGCGATTTGTCCCTTTGCAGGGCAAGTTGCCCCTATCTCGAGCTCGGTCAATACGATCTGGAGCAACACACCCTGCGCAAGCTCTGGCGTGGCTGCGGGTACAAATGCGGAAGCTCCTATCAGCTACGTCGAAGCCCAGGGATGGATACTTTGCGATGGGCGCTATCTCAAGGCAGCCGCCTATCCAGAACTCTACGCCGTTCTCGGTGGACTCTATGGAGAGCGGAATTCTACGGCCGATCTGGAATTTCGGATTCCAGACTACCGTGGACTGTTCCTGCGCGGTTTCGATGCCGGTGCCGGTATGGACCCCGACGCGAAACGACGGCTAGATCCAACTGGCAATAATGTTGCAAATGTTGTTGGATCACTCCAATGCGATGCTCTGCAAATTCATTTGCATCCCTATGAGATAACGACGCCGTCGGGAATTTCGCAACAGGGCAGTGCCGCGGGAACTTCCATTTCAAGCAAATCGACAGGCGCGCCGGAAAGTCCGGCACGCACCGCTCTTGAGACGCGTCCCAAGAACGTGGCCGTGAACTACCTGATCAAATTTCGGTAA
- a CDS encoding Mu transposase domain-containing protein has translation MVRVSTDYHVEFKSFLYSVPHALIRQQVDLRATARTIEIFYRGKRIAVHQRRYGGCRHGTDPDHMPSSHRRYAEWIPDRFRRWGASIGQSMPRGFLRCIPPRSPAVRHARACKG, from the coding sequence CTGGTCCGTGTCTCGACCGATTATCACGTCGAGTTCAAAAGCTTCCTTTATTCCGTCCCCCATGCCCTCATTCGCCAGCAGGTCGATCTTAGAGCAACGGCGCGAACCATCGAGATCTTTTACCGCGGCAAGCGCATCGCCGTCCATCAGCGCCGCTATGGCGGCTGTCGTCATGGAACCGACCCAGATCACATGCCCAGTTCCCACCGGCGATACGCTGAGTGGATACCAGATCGCTTTCGGCGCTGGGGCGCATCCATCGGTCAAAGCATGCCGCGAGGATTTCTCCGTTGCATACCACCGCGTTCCCCGGCTGTTCGCCACGCTCGCGCTTGCAAGGGGTGA
- a CDS encoding protein RhiA encodes MSLHVSYVDKEMTDHARASQPGSAALAQGTQYSLLLKNQSAQPWTFYVYQKMPQPVANVFSLAWFCSPYQIRVGNQIKFTWELAYNFVWSDTGQLIPGVDFFASGVEDCSPSGRNTTTFSLSDGPGLTAPIKGDPAGSLVINDAGNVPNNRFSVGIGMSGTGTYVAQAGTNLLHTFTPTPSYWIAAGTNVTIGSVLSIDTITQTREAKFPSAVFNLVGVLQEDNTWDVNPA; translated from the coding sequence ATGTCCTTGCATGTCAGCTACGTAGACAAGGAAATGACGGATCATGCCCGTGCATCACAGCCGGGAAGCGCAGCGCTTGCCCAAGGAACGCAATATTCGTTATTGCTGAAGAATCAATCGGCGCAACCTTGGACCTTCTATGTCTATCAAAAGATGCCTCAACCTGTTGCCAATGTCTTCTCCTTGGCATGGTTCTGCTCTCCGTATCAAATTCGGGTTGGCAATCAAATCAAGTTCACTTGGGAGCTCGCCTATAATTTCGTCTGGAGCGACACGGGACAACTGATTCCTGGCGTGGACTTTTTTGCCTCCGGGGTGGAGGACTGCAGCCCCAGCGGGAGAAACACCACTACTTTTTCATTAAGCGATGGACCTGGCCTGACCGCGCCGATCAAGGGGGATCCTGCAGGATCACTGGTCATCAACGATGCTGGCAATGTGCCAAACAACCGGTTCTCCGTGGGCATCGGCATGTCCGGAACAGGGACTTATGTTGCACAAGCGGGCACCAATCTGCTCCACACGTTCACGCCAACTCCGAGCTATTGGATTGCGGCGGGAACGAATGTCACTATCGGGTCGGTGCTCAGCATCGACACGATCACCCAGACCAGGGAAGCCAAGTTTCCCTCTGCCGTCTTCAATCTCGTAGGCGTGCTCCAAGAGGACAATACCTGGGACGTCAACCCGGCTTGA
- a CDS encoding calcium-binding protein yields MMIKGTDNSPFINGSDDDDTIYARNLNDWIKAGGGDDRIVARSGHDTIEAGDGHDIVYAGDGSDIVHAGPGDDLLYSDGSIEAFNPFEVRRVIPHSGESDDRLDAGKGRDTLVAGDGADVLTGGEDGDAFVFRFHDPMVGTTHWYTTVTDFDPKQDRFVMDAGDFGKGDLFGANFINHSKGFPGEFVDTFYNGEAAKAHGQHVVVITDRGFTSGSAAATAIHDEVPGDIIVYHDEKTLGQDGKTHGATLAYVDSANHAHAFAHVDNLHDMSDLTSLTAENFGFI; encoded by the coding sequence ATGATGATCAAAGGCACTGATAACAGCCCCTTTATTAACGGATCCGATGACGACGACACAATCTATGCACGCAATCTTAATGACTGGATCAAAGCCGGTGGCGGCGATGATCGGATTGTGGCTCGAAGCGGCCACGACACGATCGAGGCCGGTGACGGCCATGACATTGTCTATGCGGGGGATGGCTCAGACATAGTCCATGCTGGTCCTGGTGACGACCTCCTGTATAGCGACGGCTCAATCGAAGCCTTCAACCCCTTCGAAGTGCGCCGCGTAATACCACATAGCGGCGAGAGCGACGACAGGCTCGACGCCGGTAAGGGAAGGGATACCCTGGTGGCCGGCGACGGCGCAGATGTTCTGACTGGCGGCGAAGACGGCGACGCCTTCGTGTTCCGGTTCCACGATCCTATGGTTGGAACAACGCACTGGTATACGACTGTGACGGATTTCGACCCGAAGCAAGACCGTTTTGTCATGGACGCCGGTGACTTCGGCAAAGGGGATCTGTTTGGCGCAAATTTCATCAACCACTCGAAGGGTTTCCCAGGCGAATTTGTGGACACTTTCTACAATGGCGAGGCCGCGAAAGCGCACGGTCAGCACGTCGTGGTAATCACGGATCGAGGGTTCACGTCTGGCTCTGCCGCCGCGACCGCTATTCACGACGAAGTCCCCGGTGACATCATTGTCTACCATGACGAAAAAACTCTCGGTCAAGATGGCAAAACTCACGGTGCGACACTAGCCTATGTCGATTCTGCGAACCACGCGCATGCCTTCGCTCATGTCGACAATCTGCACGACATGTCGGATCTTACCTCGCTTACGGCGGAAAATTTCGGCTTCATTTAA
- a CDS encoding helix-turn-helix transcriptional regulator produces the protein MKEESSAVSNLVFDFLSESASAKSKDDVLLLLGKISQYFGFSYFAISGIPSPPERIDPYFVLGNWSAGWFDRYRENNYVHADPIVQLSKTCDHAFVWSEALRDQKLARQSRRVMNEAREFRLIDGFSVPLHTAAGFQSIVSFGAERVELSTCDRSALYLMAAYAHSLLRAQIGNDASRKIQALPMITTREREIIHWCAAGKTATEIATILGRSHRTIQNVILNIQRKLNVVNTPQMIAESFRLRIIR, from the coding sequence GTGAAGGAAGAATCCTCAGCGGTCTCGAATCTGGTGTTCGATTTCCTGTCAGAGTCAGCCAGTGCAAAGAGCAAAGACGATGTGTTACTCCTACTTGGAAAAATTTCACAATATTTCGGGTTTAGTTATTTCGCGATATCCGGCATCCCCTCGCCTCCGGAGCGAATTGATCCCTATTTCGTATTGGGCAATTGGTCAGCCGGGTGGTTTGATCGCTATCGTGAAAACAACTATGTCCACGCCGACCCCATAGTGCAGCTTAGCAAGACATGTGATCACGCATTTGTTTGGTCGGAAGCTCTGCGAGATCAAAAACTCGCTCGGCAGAGCCGTCGTGTCATGAATGAGGCACGCGAATTCAGGTTGATTGACGGCTTTAGCGTTCCTTTACACACTGCCGCCGGGTTTCAATCGATTGTCAGTTTTGGAGCGGAAAGGGTAGAGCTCTCAACCTGCGACCGAAGCGCGCTCTATCTGATGGCGGCTTACGCGCACAGCTTGCTCCGCGCCCAAATTGGGAATGATGCCAGTCGAAAGATTCAGGCCTTACCCATGATCACAACGCGAGAGCGCGAAATCATCCATTGGTGTGCCGCAGGCAAAACAGCAACAGAGATCGCAACGATTCTCGGACGATCCCATCGAACCATTCAAAATGTCATTTTGAACATCCAGCGAAAGCTCAATGTGGTTAATACACCTCAGATGATTGCCGAAAGCTTTCGTCTCAGAATCATTCGCTGA
- a CDS encoding outer membrane protein, translating to MSLIKRKIFSVGVLTLMACGASAADLADHSVPSAPSYDAPGTFSWAGAYAGLHGGVAASKFNPFNNGRAPAVGAQVGYNFQAGSGVFGAELEGSYLNNEVRVPGGNVESRFRGGAKAKAGLGFDRTFVYGTAGVTTTEFEGRRLVSGSDKRKSGPDSWKQGYLFGGGVEHAFSGGVSAKIEYNYVINNAVPTTSGGISSKSDLNDNVIEAGLNFRF from the coding sequence ATGTCGCTAATTAAAAGAAAAATCTTCTCCGTAGGTGTCTTGACGCTAATGGCATGCGGCGCGTCGGCGGCCGATCTAGCTGACCACAGCGTTCCGAGCGCCCCCTCTTATGACGCACCGGGAACCTTCTCGTGGGCCGGGGCTTACGCCGGTCTTCATGGAGGTGTCGCAGCCTCCAAATTCAACCCGTTCAACAATGGTCGCGCCCCAGCGGTGGGCGCTCAGGTAGGTTACAATTTCCAGGCTGGATCGGGCGTTTTCGGCGCCGAACTGGAAGGCTCTTACTTGAACAACGAAGTGCGTGTGCCCGGCGGCAACGTGGAAAGCCGCTTCCGCGGCGGCGCGAAAGCGAAGGCTGGCTTGGGCTTTGATCGCACTTTCGTCTACGGCACCGCGGGCGTCACAACGACCGAGTTCGAGGGCCGCCGCCTCGTATCCGGATCGGACAAACGGAAATCCGGGCCGGATAGCTGGAAACAGGGCTACCTCTTCGGTGGCGGCGTCGAGCACGCGTTTTCGGGCGGCGTGTCGGCAAAGATCGAGTACAACTACGTCATTAACAACGCCGTCCCGACCACGAGCGGAGGCATCAGCTCGAAGTCCGACCTCAACGATAATGTAATTGAGGCGGGCCTTAACTTTCGCTTCTGA
- the nifD gene encoding nitrogenase molybdenum-iron protein alpha chain, which translates to MTFKYANDSDLHAKLIADVLSQYPDKAAKRRSKHLSLATSEKDAGEEPNAISECEVKSNIKSVPGVMTIRGCAYAGSKGVVWGPIKDMVHISHGPVGCGQYSWSQRRNYYVGLTGIDTFVTMQFTSDFQEKDIVFGGDKKLEKVIDEIAELFPLSNGVTLQSECPIGLIGDDIEAVARKKAKEHATTVVPVRCEGFRGVSQSLGHHIANDAIRDWVFDKKDIKFDPSPYDVNVIGDYNIGGDAWASRILLEEIGLRVVGNWSGDATLAEVERAPRAALNLIHCYRSMNYISRHMEEKYGIPWMEYNFFGHSQIDASLRDIAKHFGPEIQEKAEKVIAKYQPLVWAVIDKYWQRLSGKRVMLYVGGLRPRHVVTAYEDLGMEIVGTGYEFGHGDDYQRTGHYVKEGTLIYDDVTGYELEKFIEGIRPDLVGSGVKEKYPVQKMGIPFRQMHSWDYSGPYHGYDGFAIFARDMDMAINNPVWGLYDAPWKNDRALAAVAG; encoded by the coding sequence ATGACCTTCAAATACGCCAATGACAGTGATTTACATGCGAAGCTTATAGCGGATGTGCTGTCGCAATATCCGGACAAAGCAGCGAAACGCCGAAGTAAACACCTTAGCCTGGCAACGAGCGAAAAGGACGCCGGCGAGGAACCAAACGCGATTAGCGAATGCGAGGTAAAGTCGAATATCAAGTCTGTTCCAGGCGTGATGACGATCCGCGGCTGCGCCTATGCCGGTTCGAAAGGTGTCGTCTGGGGACCAATCAAGGATATGGTTCACATTTCACACGGGCCTGTGGGTTGCGGTCAATATTCCTGGTCGCAACGTCGCAACTATTACGTCGGCCTGACGGGCATCGACACGTTCGTAACGATGCAATTTACATCCGATTTTCAGGAAAAGGACATTGTTTTCGGTGGTGACAAGAAATTGGAAAAGGTCATCGATGAGATCGCTGAACTTTTTCCGCTAAGCAATGGCGTCACCCTGCAATCAGAATGTCCGATCGGCCTGATTGGCGACGATATCGAGGCCGTAGCGCGAAAAAAGGCCAAAGAACACGCGACGACCGTCGTGCCGGTACGCTGCGAAGGCTTCCGTGGCGTGTCGCAATCGCTTGGCCACCACATCGCCAACGACGCAATTCGAGATTGGGTCTTCGACAAGAAAGACATAAAATTTGATCCAAGTCCCTACGACGTAAATGTCATAGGCGACTATAACATTGGCGGCGACGCATGGGCCTCGCGCATCCTGCTCGAGGAGATCGGATTGCGCGTGGTCGGCAACTGGTCCGGAGATGCAACTCTCGCCGAAGTGGAGCGCGCGCCGAGAGCGGCACTCAACCTCATTCACTGCTATCGGTCGATGAATTATATCTCCAGGCACATGGAGGAAAAATATGGCATCCCTTGGATGGAGTACAATTTCTTTGGACACTCCCAAATCGATGCCTCGCTGCGCGACATAGCCAAGCACTTCGGGCCGGAGATCCAAGAAAAAGCCGAAAAGGTCATAGCCAAATACCAACCCCTCGTTTGGGCCGTAATCGACAAATACTGGCAGCGCCTTTCCGGCAAACGGGTGATGCTCTACGTCGGGGGATTGCGTCCTCGTCACGTCGTCACCGCCTATGAGGACCTCGGGATGGAAATCGTAGGAACCGGCTACGAATTCGGTCACGGCGACGACTATCAGCGCACTGGCCATTATGTAAAAGAAGGCACGCTGATCTACGACGATGTGACTGGCTATGAACTTGAGAAATTCATTGAGGGAATTCGGCCCGATCTCGTCGGGTCCGGCGTTAAAGAAAAATACCCGGTGCAGAAAATGGGCATTCCATTCCGTCAGATGCACTCATGGGACTATTCTGGTCCGTATCACGGTTATGACGGCTTCGCGATTTTCGCTCGGGACATGGACATGGCCATCAACAATCCAGTTTGGGGTCTCTACGACGCGCCCTGGAAAAATGACCGCGCTTTGGCGGCGGTTGCTGGGTGA
- the nifH gene encoding nitrogenase iron protein, whose amino-acid sequence MAALRQIAFYGKGGIGKSTTSQNTLAALVDHGQKILIVGCDPKADSTRLILNSKAQDTVLDLAATRGSVEDLELEDVLKVGYKGIKCVESGGPEPGVGCAGRGVITSINFLEENGAYNDVDYVSYDVLGDVVCGGFAMPIRENKAQEIYIVMSGEMMALYAANNIARGILKYAAGGSVRLGGLICNERQTDRELDLAEALAAKLNSKLIHFVPRDNIVQHAELRKMTVIQYAPDSQQAAEYRTLAQRIHDNSGKGTIPTPITMEELEDMLLDFGIMKTDEQMLAELQARDAKLIAAQ is encoded by the coding sequence ATGGCAGCTCTGCGTCAGATCGCATTCTATGGAAAGGGCGGCATTGGCAAGTCCACTACATCCCAAAACACGCTAGCCGCCCTTGTGGACCATGGGCAGAAGATCCTCATCGTCGGCTGTGACCCTAAGGCCGATTCTACGCGCCTGATCTTGAACTCGAAGGCCCAGGATACGGTTCTTGATCTCGCTGCAACGAGAGGTTCGGTTGAAGATCTTGAACTCGAAGACGTGCTCAAGGTAGGCTATAAAGGTATCAAATGCGTGGAGTCTGGCGGCCCGGAGCCAGGCGTCGGCTGCGCGGGACGCGGCGTTATCACGTCGATCAACTTTCTCGAGGAGAACGGCGCCTACAACGATGTCGACTACGTGTCTTATGACGTGCTCGGTGACGTTGTGTGCGGCGGCTTCGCGATGCCGATCCGTGAAAACAAAGCTCAGGAAATTTATATCGTCATGTCCGGCGAGATGATGGCGCTCTATGCCGCCAACAATATCGCCAGGGGCATCCTGAAATATGCTGCAGGCGGCAGCGTACGCCTGGGCGGCCTCATTTGTAACGAGCGTCAAACCGATCGCGAACTCGACCTCGCCGAAGCGCTGGCTGCCAAACTCAATTCTAAGCTCATTCATTTCGTGCCACGCGACAACATTGTCCAACACGCCGAGCTTAGAAAGATGACGGTGATCCAATATGCGCCGGACTCTCAGCAAGCGGCCGAGTACCGGACACTTGCCCAAAGAATACATGACAATTCGGGCAAAGGCACCATCCCGACCCCCATCACCATGGAAGAACTTGAGGACATGCTTCTCGATTTCGGGATCATGAAAACCGATGAGCAGATGCTTGCCGAACTTCAAGCCAGGGATGCCAAGTTGATAGCTGCCCAGTGA